Genomic segment of Rhodococcus rhodochrous:
CACGGCGGCGCGGCGCGGCCACGAGCGGGTCAGCCCGGCGATCACCGCGCTCTCCGCCGGATCGGACGGGTCGTATTGCGGGAGTTCCGGCGCGCGCAGCTGCGGGCCGGGGATGTCGGACTCGTTCATGTCCGGCTCCTTTCCTCGCTCGGACCGCCGACCGCACCCGGATCGCGGGGCAGTGCCGCGAACAGCTGCGCGCACAGCTGCGCGGCGGCGGGTTGCCCGTCGCCGAGCGCGGCGCGGGCCCGGTCGAGCAGCGCCGCGAAATCGGGCAGGGCGTCGGTGGCGGCGTCGAGATCGGCGACCGCGTCGGCGAGGGCGCGGCGGGCGGTGGCGGCGTACGGGTTGGTGAGCTGGATGTCGTGGTAGACCTCGGCGGTGCCCCCGGACACGCGGGCGAGCAGCGCCCGCAGCACGGTGTGCGGCGGCGCGGCGACCCGGGCGGCGGCATCCGGCACGTCGAGCCGGTCGAGGGCGATGCCGAACGCGAGGATCGCGGCGTGGGTGAGCACCTGCACGGCGGCGGTGATGCGGTCGTGTTCGTCGGCGGTGGTCTCGACCACTGCCGCACCCCAGTCGCGCAGGGCCGCAACGAACTCGGCCACGACCGGAGCGTCGTGGTGACGCACCGCCACCACGGGCCGGCCGGGCAACCCGAGGTCGGGGGCGAACATCGGGTTGATGCCGAGCGCGGGGGCGCCGGGCCGGTAGGTGTGCAGCGCCGCGGCGATCGGGGTCTTCACCGACAGGGTCTCCACCAGCAGGGTGTGCGGGGGCAGCAGCCGCGCGAGTACCGGCAGGGCGGCACCGGCGACGACGTCGGGGACGGCGAGGACCACGATGTCGGCGCCGTCGAGAGCCGCGGCGAGGCGGGTGTCGGGGGCGGTCAGATCGGCGCGCAGCATGTCGGGGGTGGCCGGGTCGGCGGCCGGGTCGACGACGAGCACCTGACGGCCGGCCTCGCGCAACGCGGCGGTGAGCAGGGCGCCGACGGCGCCGCATCCGCCGGCGACGATCACCCGGCCGGGCGTGGTCACGGCCCGGCCCGCCCCGGCAGCACCGGTGGCCCGTCGACGAGATCATCCGGGTCCGC
This window contains:
- a CDS encoding prephenate dehydrogenase, with amino-acid sequence MTTPGRVIVAGGCGAVGALLTAALREAGRQVLVVDPAADPATPDMLRADLTAPDTRLAAALDGADIVVLAVPDVVAGAALPVLARLLPPHTLLVETLSVKTPIAAALHTYRPGAPALGINPMFAPDLGLPGRPVVAVRHHDAPVVAEFVAALRDWGAAVVETTADEHDRITAAVQVLTHAAILAFGIALDRLDVPDAAARVAAPPHTVLRALLARVSGGTAEVYHDIQLTNPYAATARRALADAVADLDAATDALPDFAALLDRARAALGDGQPAAAQLCAQLFAALPRDPGAVGGPSEERSRT